The DNA sequence ATGATTTTGGCGATAAAGGCTGTAAAAATCCGCATTGTGACATTACGTGCGATTGTGGCCGCTATGTAGAAATTTGGAACTTGGTTTTTACACAGTTTGACCGTCAGGAAGATGGCACTTTAAATGCACTTCCTCATAAAAATATTGATACGGGTATGGGGTTGGAACGTTTGTGTATGGCCATGCAAAATGCCCGCAACGTATTTGAAACGGATTTATTCACTCCGCTGACGGCTCAGTCCAAAAAAGATTTGAATATTAAAGGTGAAACGAAAGAAGAAATTTCTGCTTTGCGCATTATTGCCGATCATGTACGCAGTTCCTCTTTGTTAATTGCGGAAGGTATTTTGCCTGCCAATGAAGGACGTGGTTATATTTTGCGTCGTTTGATTCGTCGTGCGGCTCGCTATGCCAAATTAATGGGCAATGAAAAACCGTATTTGTATACTTTAGTGCCGGTGGTACAATCCATTTTTGATGGCCTATATCCTGAAATTGACAAAAATGCCCAACATATTCAAGATGTGCTGAAACAAGAGGAGTCCACTTTCTTAAAAACCTTAGTGACAGGGGAAGAAAAATTATCCTCCCTGCTTGCTTCTTGCGGTAAAACTTTGTCCGGTGAGGAGGCTTTCCACTTGCATGAAACGTACGGGTTTCCTTTGGAATTGACGAAGGAAATTGCCTCTGCCAAAGGAGTGGAAGTAGATGAGGCCGGATATGAGAAAGCCAAAGAAACTGCTCAAGAAAAAAGCCGCTCTTATGCAGATGAATTTTCCAAAGAAAAAGCCGTAGTTATGCAAAAGGTGGAAAATGGTTATCCCGCCACTCAATTTGTGGGATATGATAGTTTAAATGTACAAGCCAAAGTGTTAGCCTTACTCAATGAAGAATTTGAATTTGTGGACGCTTTGAGCGGAAAAGGATATGCCGTTTTTGATAAAACCTCTTTTTATGCAGAATCCGGCGGTCAAGTGGGGGATGTGGGCTCGGTTGTAAAAGAAGGTCAAGAAATTGCTCAAATCTCCGATACGCAAAAACCGCTTGGGAAAGTATTTTTGCATAAAGTGAAAGGGATTTTGTCTGTAGGCGAAACGGTAGAACTGCGGGTCAATGAGTCTTTGCGTAAACGTTGTATGGCCAACCATAGTGCCATTCACTTGGTAAATGCAGCTTTGCGTCAAGTATTTGGAAGCAGTGTGCACCAAAGCGGTTCTTTTGTTTCTGCGGAAAGATTCCGCTTTGACTATACTTTATCTAAGACTCCGACAGCGGAGGAACTAAACCGTGCTTGGCAAATTGCTAATGCCGCCGCCGAAGCCGCTTTGCCTGTATATTGTCAGCAGCGCCCGTTGGCCGATGCCGAACGTTTGGGTGCGGTGACCCTGCTTGGCGAAACGTATGCCGATCCGGCCCGTTTTGTGCTGATGGGTGGCAGTTTTGAGTGTCCGCAAGATAAATACAGTTTGGAACTTTGTGGCGGAACCCATGTAAAAAATACCGCAGAAGTGATGACGGTTTTGGTGTTGAAAGAAGGGTCTGTTTCTGCCGGTGTACGCCGTATTGAAGGGGTGGCCGGATATGCGGCTTTGGATTATTTAAAGAATGTCAATAGACAAGCTGATGAGTTGGCCTCTCGCTTAGTGGTTCCTGCCAAAGACGTTTTTGCCCGCGTCAATGCCATTATGGACGAATTAAAAGAAGTCAAAAAACGCTTTACCCAGTTTAGAGAGAAAACTTTGGCAGCAGGCGGTGTGAACGAAACCTCCTTTACGATGAAAAACGGCACTACATTGGTGTTGCGTAATGCTGAAGGAGCAGAGCCTAAGGAGTTGCGTAATATTGCCGACACGATTGCTCAAAAACATACACAAGCCTTAGTCATTGTCAGTTGTGATAAAGACGGCAAACGCTCTTTTGTGGTTAAAATGGCCGGCAAATTGCCCAATACCGATGCGGTGACTGTGGCCAAAATGATTGCGGCGGACTTGAATGGTCGTGCCGGCGGACGGCCCGATTTTGCGCAAGGCGGCGGAGAAGCCAAACGACCGATGCTGGACCTGATTGGCACAATGAAAGAAAGTTTGTAAATCAAAACCCCCGTTTCAAAAACGGGGGTTTTAAAAGGGCCTAAAACAATATAGGACTAAATTCTGCCGTAAAATAGGTCCAAATACCCTGTAAATTTTTATATAAAATTCATACCATACATATATAGACGATAGAAATTAAGGAGAAAAGAAAATGAAAAAAATGAGTTTTATTTTGACGGGATTGCTTTTTGTTTCTTCAAACGTTTTTGCTGCATCTGAAAATCAGGATTATGTGCCTGCTTTTCAAAAGGCATTTGAAAGTGCCAATCGCATTATGGAGTTGAATGCTTCAGATAGAGAAAAGACGATGAAGGATTCAGAAAAAGCGAAAGATGCCCTGAAACTTATAAAACTTGTCTTACTTGAACATGAAGGTTTATACGAGAAAGTGGTGGAAGTTGCTTCGGTGCATGAAAAGATTATAGAAAAGGCATCGTCTGAGGAAAATCCTTCTTATTCTTATCAAAATCTTACCTTTTTATTAGAAGATTTGTATGTTGCTTGGTCGGCTACCAAGACCCTTACTGAAGAAGAACAGCAATATTGGGCAAATGCAGCCGGGGAAAGATACGGGTCGGACATAGAAGAAATGACCGCTCGTCCTTTACATGAAGTCTTGCAAAAAATTCTTTTGCATAAATATTGGGTGACCTGTGCTGATAAATCTTTGACTTTGCTTGAAATTACGGACAAAATTAGTGAGTATTTTAGTCTGCCGGAAGAAGGCTGTTATTTCCGCGGTTTAGAAGGAGCAGGCGAAGGACTTTATTAAGTTTAATTAAAAAACACCCTATCAAACAGATAGGGTGTTTTTTTGGGGGAAAACACAAAAAATACGATGGTGTGCTCGTGTTTTTAATATTTATAATCGCAAACACAAAAGAGAGATTTATAGATAAATAAAAAAACCGCCTTTTTGAGGCGGTTTTAAATTTTGGTAGGGATAGGATTCGAACCTATGTAGGGCGTAGCCCGACGGTTTTACAGACCGTTGCTTTTGACCACTCAGCCACCCTACCGAACAAAGTGATTAAAAACGCTGCGAAACTTCCGCAGCTTTGAGGTCAAAGCATTCTTTGAACATATTTATTATAACAAAAAAACCCATCACTTGTCATTTTTTTACAAAAATCCTTTTTGTTTTTATAAAAAATCCTTGCAGACAGTTAAAATATATTGTATTTCTTAGACGAAAAACACCTTTTGGAAAAAACTATACACAAGTTCATAAATAAAGATTAAAAATACCAACGCACACCCTAAAAATTGTTAAAATAGCCTTATGACGAACAGTTATAACACCCCTTTAATGAAGCAGTATTATGAAATCAAAAGCCGACATCCGGGCATTATTTTATTTTTTCGTTTAGGCGATTTCTATGAAATGTTTGACGAACAAGCCCGCGAGGTCAGTGCTATTTTAAGTTTAACGCTTACCCAACGTCATGGGATCCCCATGTGCGGCATTCCTTTTCATGCGGCGGCCGGTTATATAGGACGTTTGCTTAAAGCGGGCAAGAAAATAGGCATTTGCGAGCAGGTCAGCACGTCTGCCGATAGCAAAAGCAAACTGTTTGAACGAAAAGTAATTCGCGTAATTACCCCCGGTACCATCATGGAAGACAATATGTTGGATGCCAATCAATCTAACTTTTTAGTGGGTTTGCGTTTGCAGTCAAAGGGGTGGGGGTTAGCTTGTGTGGAGGTTTCTACCGGCCAATTTTGGACTACGCAAAATACGGAAGACGAACATTTTACCGCTTTGGCATCTGCTTTAGCCTCTGTTAATCCAGCGGAAATAGTGGCAGATGAGCAAAGTGTAAAAGTTTTACAGAACAAAATTATCCTTCCGGCGCAACTTCCGTTAACGGAAATAGATTCTTTTTCCGGTGATTTTTCTTTACCTGAAAGTTGGCCCATTTTAGAAATGTGGAAGGGGCGAGAATTGGCCCTTTCTTGTGCTTTACAAGTATTAAATTATGTTTCTTCCACTGAACCCGGCGTAAAAGACGCCTTGATTCCCTTTTATCGCGAATTAAGCGATTCTTTGCAAATTGATGAAAATGCCGTTAATACGTTGGAGTTGGTTAAAAATCAAGAAGGCGGCCGACAAGGCAGTTTGTGGTCCTTGTTAGATTACACAAAAACTTCTTTTGGCAGTCGAAAATTAAAAGAGTGGATTTTGCATCCGTCTTTGTCGGTAGAAGAAATTCTTTGTCGGCAAGACAGTATAGAAGGCCTGATGAAAAATCAGGAGGCATTGGCCGCTTTGGCTTCTATTTTGCAGAATATTTCCGATGTGGAACGCATTATGACGCGCGTTTCTGCCGGCAATGCTTCCCCCAGAGATTTGGGAGGGTTGCGCCAATCTTTACTTCACAGTGAGCCTTTACACAGATGGCTTGAAAAATACGGCCTGACCATTGCACCTCATATAAAAGAACGTTTTGATCTTATTTATCCGGCTGCGCAAGAGTTGGCAAAACTTTTGTATGAGTCTATCCAGCAGGAGCCTCCTTTGCGTATCGGAGATGGCAATATTATTCGTCAAGGCTATAATGCAGAATTAGACGAATTGCGCAATCTGAGAACGGGCAGCGGAAAGGCCTTGGAAGAATTGTGTCAACGCGAGCGTGAAAAAACGGGAATTTCCAGTATGAAGGCAGGGTATAACTCTGTGTATGGATACTATTTGGAAGTGACAAAATCCCACATAGAAAAAGTGCCGTACAATTACACCCGTCGTCAAACACTGACCAATGCCGAACGTTTTATTACAGAAGAATTAAAAGAACTTGAAAATAAAATTTTAAATGCAGACGGACGTATTTTACGTTTAGAAAGTGCTTTGTTTGATGCTATTCGTAAAACGGCTGCCACACAAATCCACGCTATGAAAGAGTTTGCTCAAACGGCGGCGGAATTAGACGTATATTTGTCTTTGGCTTTAGCTGCTATGAAATATCAATATGTTCGTCCTACGGTTAACAATGAGACGGGCCTCTCCTACAAGGCGGGGCGACACCCGATAGTAGAGTCTTTGTTGCCGGCCGGCTCCTTTGTACCGAATGATTTGAATATAGATGGGCTTAATACTCAACTGATGCTTATTACCGGGCCGAATATGGGCGGTAAAAGCGTGTATTTGAAACAAACGGCTTTGTTGGTTATTATGGCGCAAATGGGAAGTTTTGTGCCGGCGAAGTCGGCTACGGTGGGGATTGTAGATAAAATTATGACCCGTATCGGCGCGCACGATGCACTCCAACGCGGTAATTCTACCTTTATGGTGGAAATGAATGAGACGGCTCATATTTTGTCTTCACAGACTTCTCGCAGTTTGATTTTATTAGACGAAGTGGGGCGCGGCACGTCTACTTTTGACGGGATATCCATTGCGTGGGCTATTGTGGAATATTTGTACAAACCGCGCGGTGGAGCAAAGGTATTATTTGCCACGCATTATTTTGAATTGGTAGATTTGGAAAACAAGTATCCCAGTATCAAAAATTATCACGTGGAAGCCAAAGAGTATAAAGATGCATTGGGGCAGAGCAAGTTGGCCTTTTTGTATCAAATTTTACCGGGAGCAGCGGACCAATCGTATGGAATTCATGTGGCAGAAATTGCCGGTCTACCGGCAGCCGTCACTATACGTGCGCGCAAAGTGCTTAAAGATTTGGAAGCCAAAAAAGCAACCCGCATTTCCGCTAAAGAAAAAGATCCGGTGCAGGATTTGTTTTCTGCGCCTATTGTGCAAGAGATTAAGATGACCGATCCTAACAAACTGACCCCAATGGGAGCCTTGCAGTTGATTGCTGAATGGAAAAAGAGGGTGGAAAATGAATAAAATCCACGTTTTAGACGAAAAAACAGCCGGACAAATTGCTGCCGGAGAGGTGATTGAAAGACCTGCCGGCGTGCTGAAAGAACTTTTGGAAAATGCCATAGATGCCGGTGCTGAGCATATACATGTCACAATAGAGGAAGGGGGATGCAAGTTAATTCGCCTCAATGATGACGGCTGCGGCATGACGCCGACTGATTTGGCTGCTAGTGTTTTGCGCCATGCTACCAGCAAAATTACTCGTTTTGAAGATTTAAATGAACTGCGCACTTTTGGTTTTAGAGGGGAAGCACTTTACTCCGTAGCAGCTGTATCTAAAATGCGTATTAGCAGCTGCACCGAAGGAGGGGAAGGGTCCTGCTTGGAAGTGGAGGGTGGTAAAGTGCTGGCTCAAAGGCCGGCTCCCGCCGTACGCGGTACAACGGTGGAAATAGCGGATTTATTTTTTAACGTGCCGGCTCGTTTAAAATTTCTTAAAAGCCCTGCCTATGAGCGTGCCTGTTTGTTAAAAGTAGTGGAAGAAAGCGCATTGGCCAATTTAAATGTAGGATATACGGTGGTAAGTTCTGGCAGAGAAGTGTATCGTTTGCCGTCTCAAAAAAACATGCATGATGCTTCTGTTTTGCAGCGGGCCAAAGAAATTTTGGGTCAACAAACAGGCGATTGTTTGATTAGCAAAAGTTTCGACCAATGGGGACTTAAAATTTTTATTACACCGCCGGATAAGTTGGTGGCTACGCGAGATTTGCAATTTATGTTTGTTAATCGCCGTCCCGTAGAGAGCAAAACAATTCAACAGGCTATTTATAGAGCCTATCAAAATGTCCGCCCGAAGGACCGTCATCCGGCTTTTATTGTGTATATGCAGATGGATCCATCTTCCTTTGATGTAAATATTCATCCTCAAAAGAAAGATATTCGTTTTGAAAATGAAAGAGATGTTTTTCATACGTTGGTGGAAGCGGTTGGAGAAACGATTTTTGAAGCGGCAACTCCTGTTGCGGTATCAGTTCAGACACCCATAGAAGGTAAAAAGGATTCTTCTTCTCCTTTGCCGCAAGTTTCTGCCGTTCAAGAACAATCCGCCCCTATTTTCCCTTCTTCAGCAGCAGAGTTTGAAAACATTTTGCCTGAACCCAGAAAGACCCCTGCCAAGAATTGTTTTTCTTTGAAGGAAACGGAAGATCCTGTTTCTTATCAAACTTCTCCTGAAATCACCTGCGAAATAGTAGAAAAAAAAGACAACGAAAAAGAAGAGAAGTTGCCTTCTTGGTGGAACGGACCTTATCATTATTTGGGGCAACTGCAAAAGACATATTTGGTGTTTGAAAATCCGGACGGTCTAATTTTAATCGATCAGCATGCCGCACAAGAGAGAGTTCTGTACGAACATTATTTGCAAGAATTTGAAAAACATCAAATGCCGGTGCAGGAATTAATATTTCCTATTCATGTGGACTTGACCCCTAGTAATGCCGAAAGTCTGATGAGCTGGGCAGCATGGCTGAAGACGGCGGGATTTGAATTATCTCGTTTTTCTCCGCGTACAGTACTGGTGCATTCCGTACCCTCCATGCTTCGTTTTAAAGAAGATGATATGCGCAGGTTTATAGAGTCTTTATCTGAGATTGTAGCAGATCCGGCAAAATCCAGCGATAGTTTGAAACAAAAAATGGTGGCGATGTTGGCTTGTAAAAAAGCCATTAAAGCGCATGACCAAATATCGGCGGCAGAAGCAGAGGGATTGCTGGAAAATATGAAAAAATGCAAAGACGGCATGCACTGCCCGCACGGACGCCCTTGCATTGCAAGTATGGCTATCAAGGATATTGCCAAACTTTTTGGGCGTTAAAAGAAGTTTTTTTGTCATAAGGACACAAAACGAAAAATTTTGTGTCCTTATTGTATTTTTTACTTCACAGAAAAGGTAAAATAAGGTATCCTGTATATATATATTTTTATGGAGGGAATATGTCCGATACACCCGTTTTGCAACGTATTTTATTTTCAAAAGAACAACTGGCGGAAAGAATTGCCGAATTAGGACGTGAAATCTCTGCTGATTACAGAGGTAAACAACCTCTTTTTGTGGGTATTTTGCGCGGTTGTGTTATGTTTTATGCAGATCTTTTGCGTGAAGTAAGCGTAGATTGCACGATGGATTTTATGTGCTTGTCTTCTTACAATGGCACCAACTCCACAGGAGAAGTGCGCACTATGTTGGATTTGCGTGAAAGTATTAAAGGACGCCACGTGATTATTGTAGAAGACATTGTGGATACGGGGCTTACGTTGGATTATTTGATGCAAAATTTAAAAAGTCGCGGTGCTGCTAGCATTGAGATTTGTTGTTTGCTCGACAAACCGGCTAACCGCAAAGTGGAAGTGCACCCTAAATATGTGGGCTTTCAGGTAGAAAATGAATTTGTCATCGGTTATGGGTTGGACTACAATGAGTTGTATCGCAACTTACCGTATATCGGAGTATTTAAAAAATAATGAATAAGCAAAAAAACAATCGTCGTATTATTTCCCTAAATCAAATTTTGGTTTGGGTGGCTATTTTCGCCGTAGCGGTTTTCTTTTTTAATCGTCCCGGTGCGCAAACCAAAGAGTTAGACTATTCTGACTTTAAGCAAAAAGTGGCTTCTGCCGAAGTGTCTAATTTAACGGTAGCCCCGACGGTAATTACCGGCACGTTGAAAGATGCGGAGGGAAAAGAAAGTAAATTTAAAACCATTCGCATGGAAGATCCTGATTTAGTGCGTGAGTTGACTGCTAAAAATGTGGGTTTCAAAGCACAGGTAGACAGCAGTTGGGTCGGCAATATTTTGTTTAACGTATTGTGGATTTTCTTATTGATTGGTTTGTGGTGGTTTGTATTTATTCGTCCGCAAAGAAACGATGGAAAGAGTGCCATGAATTTTGCCCGCAGTAAAGCCAAAATGCAGGACCCTTCCAAACAAAATATCACTTTTAAAGATGTGGCCGGTGTAGAAGAAGCTAAAGAAGAACTGCAAGATATTATTAAGTTTTTAAAAAATCCTAAAAAATTTCATAAAATCGGCGGCAAACTGCCCAAAGGCGTGTTGTTGTATGGTGCTCCCGGTACGGGTAAAACCTTGCTCGCCAAAGCGGTGGCCGGAGAGGCCGGTGTGGCTTTTTTCAGTGCGTCCGCTTCTGAATTTGTGGAAATGTTCGTAGGGGTGGGTGCGGCCCGCGTAAGAGATTTGTTTGAACAAGCCAAAAAGAATTCCCCTGCTATTATTTTTATTGATGAGTTGGACGCCGTAGGCCGCAGACGTTTTGCCGGTATCGGCGGCGGTCATGATGAGCGTGAGCAAACCTTAAACCAACTACTCATTGAATTGGACGGTTTTGAAAGCAAACAAGGTATTATTTTAATGGCTTCTACCAACCGTCCCGACGTGTTGGATCCGGCCTTGATCCGTCCGGGTCGTTTTGATCGCCACGTATCTGTGCCGGCGCCGGACTTGAAAGGACGTGAAGAAATTTTAAAAGTACATGCTAAAAAAGTAAAATTGGCACCGGAAGTGGATTTGAAAACCATTGCCAAAGGAACTCCCGGCTTTGTAGGGGCGGATTTGGCCAATGTTATTAATGAGGCTGCCATTTTGGCTGCTCGCGCCGATAAAGAAGCGGTGGATAATGCCGATATGGACGAAGCGGTGGAACGTGTAATCGCCGGTCCGCAAAAAAAGAGCCGCATTATTTCCGAAAAAGAAAAAAGAATTATTGCTGCTCATGAAGTGGGACATACGGTGGTGGCCAGACTTACTCATCACTCTGATCCGGTGCATAAAGTGACCATTATCCCCAGAGGTCAGGCTTTGGGATATACGTTGCAATTACCGCTGGAAGATAAATTTTTAACCAGCAAATCGGAAATTTTAGACCGTATTTGTATATTGTTGGCAGGTCGCGTGTCGGAGGAAATCGTCTTTGGAGAGATTACTTCCG is a window from the Elusimicrobiaceae bacterium genome containing:
- the alaS gene encoding alanine--tRNA ligase, whose amino-acid sequence is DFGDKGCKNPHCDITCDCGRYVEIWNLVFTQFDRQEDGTLNALPHKNIDTGMGLERLCMAMQNARNVFETDLFTPLTAQSKKDLNIKGETKEEISALRIIADHVRSSSLLIAEGILPANEGRGYILRRLIRRAARYAKLMGNEKPYLYTLVPVVQSIFDGLYPEIDKNAQHIQDVLKQEESTFLKTLVTGEEKLSSLLASCGKTLSGEEAFHLHETYGFPLELTKEIASAKGVEVDEAGYEKAKETAQEKSRSYADEFSKEKAVVMQKVENGYPATQFVGYDSLNVQAKVLALLNEEFEFVDALSGKGYAVFDKTSFYAESGGQVGDVGSVVKEGQEIAQISDTQKPLGKVFLHKVKGILSVGETVELRVNESLRKRCMANHSAIHLVNAALRQVFGSSVHQSGSFVSAERFRFDYTLSKTPTAEELNRAWQIANAAAEAALPVYCQQRPLADAERLGAVTLLGETYADPARFVLMGGSFECPQDKYSLELCGGTHVKNTAEVMTVLVLKEGSVSAGVRRIEGVAGYAALDYLKNVNRQADELASRLVVPAKDVFARVNAIMDELKEVKKRFTQFREKTLAAGGVNETSFTMKNGTTLVLRNAEGAEPKELRNIADTIAQKHTQALVIVSCDKDGKRSFVVKMAGKLPNTDAVTVAKMIAADLNGRAGGRPDFAQGGGEAKRPMLDLIGTMKESL
- the mutS gene encoding DNA mismatch repair protein MutS, with product MTNSYNTPLMKQYYEIKSRHPGIILFFRLGDFYEMFDEQAREVSAILSLTLTQRHGIPMCGIPFHAAAGYIGRLLKAGKKIGICEQVSTSADSKSKLFERKVIRVITPGTIMEDNMLDANQSNFLVGLRLQSKGWGLACVEVSTGQFWTTQNTEDEHFTALASALASVNPAEIVADEQSVKVLQNKIILPAQLPLTEIDSFSGDFSLPESWPILEMWKGRELALSCALQVLNYVSSTEPGVKDALIPFYRELSDSLQIDENAVNTLELVKNQEGGRQGSLWSLLDYTKTSFGSRKLKEWILHPSLSVEEILCRQDSIEGLMKNQEALAALASILQNISDVERIMTRVSAGNASPRDLGGLRQSLLHSEPLHRWLEKYGLTIAPHIKERFDLIYPAAQELAKLLYESIQQEPPLRIGDGNIIRQGYNAELDELRNLRTGSGKALEELCQREREKTGISSMKAGYNSVYGYYLEVTKSHIEKVPYNYTRRQTLTNAERFITEELKELENKILNADGRILRLESALFDAIRKTAATQIHAMKEFAQTAAELDVYLSLALAAMKYQYVRPTVNNETGLSYKAGRHPIVESLLPAGSFVPNDLNIDGLNTQLMLITGPNMGGKSVYLKQTALLVIMAQMGSFVPAKSATVGIVDKIMTRIGAHDALQRGNSTFMVEMNETAHILSSQTSRSLILLDEVGRGTSTFDGISIAWAIVEYLYKPRGGAKVLFATHYFELVDLENKYPSIKNYHVEAKEYKDALGQSKLAFLYQILPGAADQSYGIHVAEIAGLPAAVTIRARKVLKDLEAKKATRISAKEKDPVQDLFSAPIVQEIKMTDPNKLTPMGALQLIAEWKKRVENE
- the mutL gene encoding DNA mismatch repair endonuclease MutL, encoding MNKIHVLDEKTAGQIAAGEVIERPAGVLKELLENAIDAGAEHIHVTIEEGGCKLIRLNDDGCGMTPTDLAASVLRHATSKITRFEDLNELRTFGFRGEALYSVAAVSKMRISSCTEGGEGSCLEVEGGKVLAQRPAPAVRGTTVEIADLFFNVPARLKFLKSPAYERACLLKVVEESALANLNVGYTVVSSGREVYRLPSQKNMHDASVLQRAKEILGQQTGDCLISKSFDQWGLKIFITPPDKLVATRDLQFMFVNRRPVESKTIQQAIYRAYQNVRPKDRHPAFIVYMQMDPSSFDVNIHPQKKDIRFENERDVFHTLVEAVGETIFEAATPVAVSVQTPIEGKKDSSSPLPQVSAVQEQSAPIFPSSAAEFENILPEPRKTPAKNCFSLKETEDPVSYQTSPEITCEIVEKKDNEKEEKLPSWWNGPYHYLGQLQKTYLVFENPDGLILIDQHAAQERVLYEHYLQEFEKHQMPVQELIFPIHVDLTPSNAESLMSWAAWLKTAGFELSRFSPRTVLVHSVPSMLRFKEDDMRRFIESLSEIVADPAKSSDSLKQKMVAMLACKKAIKAHDQISAAEAEGLLENMKKCKDGMHCPHGRPCIASMAIKDIAKLFGR
- the hpt gene encoding hypoxanthine phosphoribosyltransferase, which produces MSDTPVLQRILFSKEQLAERIAELGREISADYRGKQPLFVGILRGCVMFYADLLREVSVDCTMDFMCLSSYNGTNSTGEVRTMLDLRESIKGRHVIIVEDIVDTGLTLDYLMQNLKSRGAASIEICCLLDKPANRKVEVHPKYVGFQVENEFVIGYGLDYNELYRNLPYIGVFKK
- the ftsH gene encoding ATP-dependent zinc metalloprotease FtsH; this translates as MNKQKNNRRIISLNQILVWVAIFAVAVFFFNRPGAQTKELDYSDFKQKVASAEVSNLTVAPTVITGTLKDAEGKESKFKTIRMEDPDLVRELTAKNVGFKAQVDSSWVGNILFNVLWIFLLIGLWWFVFIRPQRNDGKSAMNFARSKAKMQDPSKQNITFKDVAGVEEAKEELQDIIKFLKNPKKFHKIGGKLPKGVLLYGAPGTGKTLLAKAVAGEAGVAFFSASASEFVEMFVGVGAARVRDLFEQAKKNSPAIIFIDELDAVGRRRFAGIGGGHDEREQTLNQLLIELDGFESKQGIILMASTNRPDVLDPALIRPGRFDRHVSVPAPDLKGREEILKVHAKKVKLAPEVDLKTIAKGTPGFVGADLANVINEAAILAARADKEAVDNADMDEAVERVIAGPQKKSRIISEKEKRIIAAHEVGHTVVARLTHHSDPVHKVTIIPRGQALGYTLQLPLEDKFLTSKSEILDRICILLAGRVSEEIVFGEITSGASDDLNKATAYARKMIMELGMSEKIGPIALPGGEEGEVFLGRDLSRHRQYSEDLARKIDAEISDTLHNAYARAQQIITSHRAQFDTLVERLLEKEVVEAAEIDEILGLTPEKKDEPAEKASEDKKENVSQDQQQEELF